One genomic window of Thermoanaerobaculia bacterium includes the following:
- the rho gene encoding transcription termination factor Rho: EGGSLTIMATALIVAAPRTGKTMILQAIANAVTANHPEVVLIVLLVDERPEEVTDMLRSVQGEVVSSTFDEPATRHVQVAEMVIEKAKRLVEHKRDVVILLDSITRLARAYNTIVPPSGKVLSGGVDSNALQRPKRFFGAARNIEEGGSLTIMATALIDTGSRMDDVIFEEFKGTGNMEVHLDRKLSDKRVFPAIDLNKSGTRKEELLLDKNELNRVWVLRKVLSPLSTVEGMELLIDKLDKTKTNADFLNMMSQG, from the coding sequence GAGGGCGGCTCGCTCACGATCATGGCGACCGCGCTGATCGTGGCGGCGCCCCGGACCGGCAAGACGATGATCCTGCAGGCGATCGCGAACGCGGTCACCGCGAACCATCCCGAGGTCGTGCTGATCGTCCTGCTGGTCGACGAGCGCCCCGAGGAAGTCACCGACATGCTGCGTTCGGTGCAGGGCGAAGTCGTCAGCTCGACCTTCGACGAGCCCGCCACGCGCCACGTGCAGGTGGCCGAGATGGTAATCGAGAAGGCGAAGCGGCTCGTCGAGCACAAGCGCGACGTCGTGATCCTGCTCGATTCGATCACGCGCCTCGCGCGCGCCTACAACACGATCGTGCCCCCGTCGGGCAAGGTGCTCTCGGGCGGCGTCGACTCCAACGCCCTGCAGCGGCCGAAGCGCTTCTTCGGCGCGGCCCGCAACATCGAGGAGGGCGGCTCGCTCACGATCATGGCGACCGCGCTGATCGACACGGGATCCCGCATGGACGACGTGATCTTCGAGGAGTTCAAGGGCACGGGCAACATGGAGGTCCATCTCGACCGGAAACTTTCGGACAAGCGAGTCTTCCCGGCGATCGACCTGAACAAGTCGGGCACGCGGAAGGAAGAGCTGCTGCTGGACAAGAACGAGCTCAACCGCGTGTGGGTGCTGCGCAAGGTCCTGAGCCCGCTTTCGACCGTCGAAGGCATGGAGCTCCTGATCGACAAGCTCGACAAGACGAAGACGAACGCGGACTTCCTGAACATGATGTCTCAGGGATAG
- a CDS encoding menaquinone biosynthesis protein: MKISVVDFLNARPLTWGLLTDPPAGVEVSRDMPSVCADKLRDGRADAGLIPSIEFRRIPDLVRVEGLGIAADSEVRSVLLVSKVSREKIRRLKLDPASRTSAALVRILLKRRYGIVPEIVREEADAELVIGDPALKASQLGRVVLDLAAEWRSLTGFPFVFAFWAVRRGSWSPALEAALRDSHRASAAGFDAMVDAEIETARVRGNAALSRPMVEDYLRHCLHYELGPEDLSGLERFYEFAQEDGVIPPV, translated from the coding sequence GTGAAGATCTCCGTCGTCGATTTCCTGAACGCCCGGCCGCTCACGTGGGGGCTGCTGACGGATCCTCCGGCCGGGGTCGAGGTCTCCCGCGACATGCCGTCGGTCTGCGCGGACAAGCTCCGGGACGGGCGGGCGGACGCGGGCCTGATCCCGTCGATCGAGTTCCGGCGGATTCCCGATCTCGTCCGGGTCGAGGGGCTCGGGATCGCGGCGGACTCCGAGGTTCGCTCGGTCCTCCTCGTGTCGAAGGTTTCGCGCGAGAAGATCCGGCGGCTGAAGCTCGACCCCGCGTCGCGCACGTCGGCGGCGCTCGTCCGCATTCTGCTCAAGCGGCGCTACGGCATCGTTCCGGAAATCGTGCGGGAGGAAGCCGACGCCGAGCTCGTCATCGGGGATCCCGCGCTGAAGGCGAGCCAGCTCGGGCGCGTCGTGCTCGACCTCGCCGCCGAGTGGCGGAGCCTCACGGGGTTCCCGTTCGTCTTCGCGTTCTGGGCGGTGCGCCGCGGATCGTGGTCGCCGGCGCTCGAGGCGGCCCTGCGGGATTCTCATCGCGCGTCGGCCGCCGGCTTCGACGCGATGGTGGACGCGGAGATCGAGACCGCCCGGGTTCGCGGAAACGCGGCGCTCTCCCGTCCGATGGTCGAGGACTATCTCCGGCACTGCCTCCATTACGAGCTCGGTCCGGAAGACCTTTCGGGTCTCGAGCGGTTCTACGAATTCGCGCAGGAGGACGGAGTGATACCGCCGGTCTGA
- a CDS encoding neutral zinc metallopeptidase — protein MRWMGGRESDEVEDRRGIGPVHIAGGGIGVVVIAIVIGLLTGHNPLQILQMLTSSTPQGTPSAQSAPATPGGPPAAEDEETKFVRVILADTEDTWTHVFQEHGRHYRLPKLVLFDGEVDSACGMTSAAVGPFYCPEDAKVYLDLSFFRELSQRFGAPGDFARAYVIAHEIGHHVQNLLGLMPEGRGHTASIAVELQADCFAGVWGNRGARRGLLEPGDAEEGLRAAAAIGDDTLQRMSTGRVQPESWTHGSSAQRTEALKRGLESGDPEVCRMTGAGVFAQ, from the coding sequence ATGCGCTGGATGGGGGGACGGGAGAGCGACGAGGTCGAGGATCGGCGCGGCATCGGTCCGGTTCACATCGCCGGAGGAGGAATCGGCGTCGTCGTGATCGCGATCGTCATCGGGTTGCTCACGGGACACAACCCGCTCCAGATCCTCCAGATGCTGACGTCGTCGACGCCGCAAGGCACCCCGTCGGCGCAATCCGCGCCGGCGACGCCGGGAGGCCCGCCGGCCGCCGAGGACGAGGAGACGAAGTTCGTCCGGGTGATCCTCGCCGACACCGAGGATACGTGGACGCACGTATTCCAGGAGCACGGCCGGCACTACCGGCTGCCGAAGCTCGTCCTCTTCGACGGCGAGGTGGATTCCGCCTGCGGCATGACGTCGGCGGCCGTCGGCCCGTTCTACTGCCCGGAGGACGCGAAGGTGTATCTGGATCTCTCCTTCTTCCGCGAGCTCTCGCAGCGCTTCGGCGCGCCGGGCGACTTCGCCCGCGCCTACGTCATCGCCCACGAGATCGGCCACCATGTCCAGAACTTGCTGGGCCTGATGCCGGAGGGGCGAGGGCATACCGCGTCGATCGCCGTCGAGCTCCAGGCGGACTGCTTCGCGGGCGTCTGGGGCAACCGCGGCGCCCGGCGGGGTCTGCTCGAGCCCGGCGACGCGGAGGAAGGCCTTCGCGCCGCCGCCGCGATCGGCGACGACACGCTCCAGCGGATGTCGACCGGGCGCGTGCAGCCGGAGTCGTGGACCCACGGCTCGTCGGCGCAGCGGACCGAGGCCCTCAAGCGCGGACTCGAATCGGGGGACCCGGAGGTCTGCCGGATGACGGGCGCGGGGGTCTTCGCTCAGTAG